From the Candidatus Cloacimonadota bacterium genome, the window GGTACGGAACTCTTTTTCCATTATCCATACCGTGTAATCCATGCATGAAATTTCCTGCCTGTAAAGCGGATGATAGAATTTCAACTATGACAGCCAAACTGTAACCTTTATGACTGCCAAAAATTTCATCTGCTCCACCGAGAGGAAGAAACGAAGCGTTTTGAGAAACTAAATCATTCAGGAATTGATTTGTAACAAGGAATGGATTTCCCTCTTTATCGATTGCCCAACCTTCGGGCATCGGTTTATTCTCTCTTTTCAGGACTTCTATTTTTCCTCTTTGGGTGATCGAGGTTGCTGCATCGAAAAGAAAAGGGAAATCCAGGTCGGAAGGTGCTCCGAAAGCAATGGGATTTGTTCCTAACATCGGTCTTGTTCCAAAAGTTGGAGAAATTGCAGGACGAGCGTTGGTAAAGGTCATTCCGATCATATTTTGCTCTGCTGCCATTTTCGGGTAATATCCGGCAATCCCAAAATGAGTGGAATTACGCACGGCAACACTTCCCATTCCATAATTTTTTGCTTTCTCGATTGCAGTTTGCATGGCTCGGTAAGCAACGACATGTCCCATTCCATGATTTCCATCCCAAACTGCAATCGCTTTTTTGTCACGGATAATATTGATTTTGGTTCTTGTTTTGTGAACACCCGCTTTTATTCTATCGTAATAATAATAAAGCCGTCCGATCCCGTGGGATTCGATTCCGCTCAAATCTGCTGCGATTAAAATGTCTGAACATATCTTTGCATCATCTAACGGAACTCCGGTTTTGATGAAGACGGTTTTTATGAGATCATATACTTCATTGACAGGAACATATTTTGTTTTTTTCATTCAGTTTCCTTTCTGTTTTTTTCCCAACAAAGTAACAAACAAGATTATTTGTTTTACATCGTTACCAATCCCCTGATTAGTAATGTCCTGTGATTTCTATATTCTCAAATAGGGATTCGAGAATGATGTAATAAATTGGAAGTGAAGATGATTATGAACATTAAAAGTCAAACAATTTCTCTCTTTCAAAATATTTTTGGAAATAATGTTTTTTTAGAATTTCATTTTTAGATCCCTTCAGATCATAATCTTCATTAATGATTTTAAAAGCAAGGATACGAGCCTGCTTTAATAATTCTCGATCACGCACAATATTGGCGTGTTTGAAGGTCGGAATTCCGGAT encodes:
- a CDS encoding Ldh family oxidoreductase, which encodes MKKTKYVPVNEVYDLIKTVFIKTGVPLDDAKICSDILIAADLSGIESHGIGRLYYYYDRIKAGVHKTRTKINIIRDKKAIAVWDGNHGMGHVVAYRAMQTAIEKAKNYGMGSVAVRNSTHFGIAGYYPKMAAEQNMIGMTFTNARPAISPTFGTRPMLGTNPIAFGAPSDLDFPFLFDAATSITQRGKIEVLKRENKPMPEGWAIDKEGNPFLVTNQFLNDLVSQNASFLPLGGADEIFGSHKGYSLAVIVEILSSALQAGNFMHGLHGMDNGKRVPYRLGHFFMAIDIESFTEISEFKKITGEIMRQLQDSPKVAGKDRIFVAGEKEYLKEKEIRKNGIPVNPALQKDIRIMLDELEISGFDF